AGCGGCGCGGCGCAGCAGGAGCACATCATCGTCGGGAGGCTGCAGAGGCCGCCGGCGACGGTGTCGGTCGTCGTCCCGCGCGGGCTGAGCGCGCGGACGAGGCGCTCGCGCGGGAGGAAGGCCTCGACCGCGCTGGCGAGCAGGAGGGCGGCCAGCAGCGCCTTCCACACCGCCTCGGCGTACGTCGTCGTGAACGCCCACGCCGCGGAGAGCGAGGCGGCGCCGTCGCGCGTGAGGTCGACGAGCGCGCTGCCCGGGTAGGCGCCGGTGTCGTCGATGACCGCGGTGCGGTCGGCGTAGGGCGCCCACTTCGACCACCACAGCAGGCCGACGGCGAGGCCGACGACCGCGAGCAGGCCGACGGCGGAGCTACGGCGCGAGAGCACCGGCACCGAGGTCGCGGCGGTCGAGCTCCTCACGCAGGTCGTCGCGCACGTCCTCCCTGATGTCCTGCGCGTCCTGCTCGAAACGTGCCTCGATGCGGGTGACCTCGCGGTCGACGCGCTCCTCGACGCGGTCGGCGGCGACCATGGCGAGGACGACGATCGCGCCGAGCAGGACGATCGCGTGGACGGTCAGGGCGAGGACGAACGAGCCGGGTCGCATGGCCTCGTGATGCCCGGTCTGGCCGGGAGGTCGTCCTGACAGGGTGTCGGGCAGCGCTTGTGCCGCGCGCAACGTGTGCTAAGACTTCCGGCAGGTCGAACGCCTTCGAGGCTGGCCTCTCGCGGCAGATGTCGCGGCCGCCCGTAGGGGCTTCCAACTGCAGAGGGATCGGAGAGGGACGGCGAGGCACGACGCGCGCCGTTCGAGAGCAGGAGCAAGGGAGCCGGGTTGACCAAGTCTGAAGTGCTTCTCGCCGACGAAGCACCCATTGCGGAGCTGGAGGAGCTCCGCAACCTCATCGCCGAGGGCCAGGAGCGCGGGTTCCTGACCATCGAGCAGATCACGGCCTGCCTCGAGGAGGTCGAGGTCACCAAGGAGCAGGTCCGCGAGCTGCACGCGTACCTGGACGAGCACGGCATCGCGATCGTGTCGGCCGACGGCCGCGCGGTCAGCAGCGAGACCGCCAAGGTCGAGGCGCAGGCCGAGCAGCGCGCCGCCCAGCGCGAGAGCGGCGGCGCCGCAGCGCCGGCCGAGCGCAAGAAGAAGCCGGAGATCGACCTCACCGTCGAGCCGTCGCTGGACTCGCTGCGCCTGTACCTGCGGTCGATCGGCCGCGTGAGCCTGCTCACCGCCGAGCAGGAGGTGTCGCTCGCCAAGCGCATCGAGCGCGGCGACATGAACGCCAAGCAGCAGATGGTCGAGGCCAACCTGCGCCTCGTCGTCTCGATCGCCAAGGGCTACCTCGGCCGCGGCCTGACCTTCCTGGACCTCATCCAGGAGGGCTCGCTGGGCCTCATCCGCGCGGTGGAGAAGTTCGACTACCGCCGCGGCTACAAGTTCTCGACGTACGCGACCTGGTGGATCCGCCAGGCCGTGACGCGCGCCATCGCCGACAAGGGGCGGACGATCCGCATCCCGGTCCACATGGTGGAGAAGCTCAACAAGGTCGTGCACGTCGAGCGCCAGCTCGTCCAGTCGCTCGGCCGCGAGCCCTCCCCCGAGGAGATCGCCGCCGAGCTCGAGTGCACGCCGCGCGAGGTGCGCGACATCCTGCGCATGAGCCAGCAGCCGATCTCGCTCGAGAAGCCGATCGGCGAGGAGGAGGAGTCCGAGCTCGGCGACTTCGTCGAGGACCAGACCGCCGAGTCCCCGTTCGAGCTGGCGTCCGAGTCGCTGCGCAAGGAGAACGTCCACCGCGCGCTGGCGGCGCTGCCCCAGCGCGAGCGCGAGGTCATCGAGATGCGCTTCGGGCTCACGGGCGGGCGCCCGCGCACGCTCGAGGAGGTCGGTCGCGCGTTCAACGTCACGCGCGAGCGCATCCGCCAGATCGAGAACCACACGCTGAAGAAGCTCGAGTCGCTGCCCGAGGCGCAGCGGCTGCGCGACGCGTCGTAGCGCTCGATCGCCATCCGTAGAGGCCTGCGGCCGCCTCCGCCCGTCGGGGTGGGGCGGCCGCTCGTCGTCCGGGGCGGTCGTGTCGTCCGGAGGCGAACGTATGTTCGTGTACATGACGACGGGTCGACTCACGACGAGACGCCAGGGCGACCGGGGCGAAGCGTCGGCGCTCGAGTGGCTGACCTCGAAGGGCGCCGCGGTGCTCGTGCCCTTCGGCAGCGCTCCGGACTACGACCTGATCGCGGACTGGGGCGACACGCCAGTGCGCGTGCAGGTCAAGACCAGCACGTGCTTCGCGAAGGGTCGATGGGCGGTCACGTTGGCCACGCGGGGCGGCAACCAGAGCTGGAACGGCCTGGTCAAGCGCTTC
The DNA window shown above is from Conexibacter sp. SYSU D00693 and carries:
- a CDS encoding sigma-70 family RNA polymerase sigma factor produces the protein MLLADEAPIAELEELRNLIAEGQERGFLTIEQITACLEEVEVTKEQVRELHAYLDEHGIAIVSADGRAVSSETAKVEAQAEQRAAQRESGGAAAPAERKKKPEIDLTVEPSLDSLRLYLRSIGRVSLLTAEQEVSLAKRIERGDMNAKQQMVEANLRLVVSIAKGYLGRGLTFLDLIQEGSLGLIRAVEKFDYRRGYKFSTYATWWIRQAVTRAIADKGRTIRIPVHMVEKLNKVVHVERQLVQSLGREPSPEEIAAELECTPREVRDILRMSQQPISLEKPIGEEEESELGDFVEDQTAESPFELASESLRKENVHRALAALPQREREVIEMRFGLTGGRPRTLEEVGRAFNVTRERIRQIENHTLKKLESLPEAQRLRDAS
- a CDS encoding group I intron-associated PD-(D/E)XK endonuclease; translated protein: MTTGRLTTRRQGDRGEASALEWLTSKGAAVLVPFGSAPDYDLIADWGDTPVRVQVKTSTCFAKGRWAVTLATRGGNQSWNGLVKRFSPTRCDLLFVLVGDGRRWCIPADRVEATSGLHLGGPKYAEFEVEPGLPLPTAVAA